The genomic interval tatatttttcatatcagaTTATTGTATGCACCAATTAAgctttatacatatataaagttaaaaatacttaaactatactaatttttcTATTGGAGCAAATGTGTaatctatttaatatattagtgTATACCATTTGACActcattaattttgaatttagcattacattaaatttcatattattcatCATTGATAACCTATTACTTTTCTTACAACTCAAACAATTTATCAATTATGATGTTTTATATCTTTACAACGATCTTATTTTCTcattaataacaatattattccACTTCAGTTAACTAAAACTTCATACACACTATTAGAAACAAATACTAAGTTATAAATGCGATATTtgacttgaaaaaaattatagttactatgtaattatttatagaaGATCTAATGATACTAATGAAATCAAGATCATAAGTAAACTCAATGATACTTGTAATGACTCATACGAACAACATTTTGTTAGGTTAGTTTTTTTAAGAGAcgattatttatttgaatatgaattttatcaaatttttaaataaaatatttgaattttataaaaaataaatacaaagtaagtaatatttttattagaaatgtattagataaaaaaatcacatcatttaattattaaataaattaaattacaaaaataattgagaGTAAAAACTCCGGAAATATaactcattaatattattatatgattttttgaaaaatattaatagaaatattttaacgccttaaaaaacatttattttttaacttgatttaatcaatatatatatatatatatatatatatatatatatatatatatatatataaaagtacgtatttttaaaaaattacattaataaaattgaattgattttatttaaaaaaatattgatcgaattcattacaaaattatgcaaaattcAAATGAATGATAATCTTAAGGTTTAAACTCTcatttggtcctcgtatttgtgtgtcaGTCTCACGTGGGTCAtcgtttttttttgtctcaatcaggtcctaaaacttgtaaaaatgagtcAATTAAGCCTTTTCTGTTAAGTTATCACTGACGGTGTTAAactgtattttttattaaatgacatGGCATTgcgtattaaaattaaatggtgATATGTTGTAAAGTGAACAATTCCACGTAGACGGGTGATCCCTCCCAAAATCGCCCCCATTGGCCATGGCGGCCTATTCTCCAGCCGCCAAACCATAAACCCCTTTTCCACACCCAAACAAAAACCTAAATCTTTCAATATCAGAGGTTGGGACCCTCGTTTCCTCTCCAACCCTTCTCTCCCCTCGTCTTCTCCCTCCCCAACCATCTGCCTCTCTCCGATTAAGCGTTTCATCGTAGACGCCTTCTGTAAAAACGATAACAAGTGGTGTCTCAGCGCTCTGGCTTCCAAGTTCTTCCACTGGGTGAGTAGAAGAAGGAGAATGGAGGACCCGATGCCATGGCCAGCGATGCCTCTGATGGTGAACAACGGTGATGGCGACGCCTAAGCTCACTTTTCCTTCCTCTTCCCCTCGTAACGTTGCGTTAATTTCTAGGGTTTTTTTATTTCCAGATTGGGATTTAGAGATTCTCGGTGGATCTGTAGTGTCGTGCGTTAATGGCGAAGGCGTGAGGACAAAGGTTGAATCGCGATGGTTTGCGATTTCCATGGTGGTGCTGTGTGGTGTAGAGCTTGCGTCAATGGAGGGCTCGCGATGGACATATGATCACATCGACCCTATTCGTGAGAAGCTCGGTGTCGCAGTGATGATTGAAGATGGCGTCTATTTGCAGTTTATTTTCTGCATTTCAGGTTGAGGGTGGTTGTCTCTCCCGGAGGAGATTTCGAGTTCGACTCGCGATGGAGGTAGGGTGAATTTCAACGACGTTCTGCGATGGCGAGATGGTCTCGCGAGTTAGATGCTCGATCTGGAGTTGAGCGAGGAAGAGAAGAGCTCTCGCAGTATGCGTTTGGGTTTCCTTTGGTGGTCTCGCGATTTCTTCTCTTATTGGTCGGGTAAGGGCGCGATTCAATGCATAACCCTTCTTCTCCCTTTCTCGTGAACAAGATCATTGAAGCGCGACGAAGGTGTGGCAGAGGCACGACGGACGCAGTTATTGTTACTTCCCTTTGTTTTGATTTGCGACGCAAGCTTCCTTTCCCCTCCATTTTTCTCTGATTTTTTATTGGGTTCTGTTGGGATTTCTTGTTACTGTATTGCGGTCTTGAAATTGGGATTTCTGGGATATTCATTGGATTTTCTATGCaggttttttttatcattggaGTTGAATTGCGATTTTGATTCTGTGTTCACATTTGTTAGCTTGAATTTGCGAGTTTgcttatttttaggtttaatttcgTGTCTGTATCATTGGACTGTGGTGATTGTTGGTGGTGATGCCGGTGGAGCAGTGACAGGGGAGGACGCAAGGGGGAGAGAGGAGAAGATCTGGaggcactagtgcaaaaacgttgtttaacgtcacccataagagGTAGGTTAAAGGATAGACCGATGTATATTaatggacggtggcattaccgtaaataagttggtaagcAAAACGTCGATTTTCAGGACAAATGACGTTTATGATATAGTAGACGTTTGCTCTGCCCTAAAACGACGTCCAagggcctgaggtaggtgagaagaGAGTCTTTTCTGCCCCATTGATGTCGGTTGTGATGGGGGGCTGACGTCTACCTGGTTGCAATTAATGttcttcacctgattcccaggcgcttagacgtcgcgTAGTAAAAAACCGACTTCTACAATGTTATAAACGTCTTTTCTCCCTTAACTTGACGCCAATGGTTATGCTGGAAGGCGGAAAAATAGTCAATTTCtgcaatatagacgtcagatttGTGGGGGATCGACGtatatgtgcctgtaattaatgttattcaccAAACTCGCAGACACTTCGACGTTCAGTAATAGaacgccgacgtctaaaatgttataaatgtcGGCGTCCCAGGACAACCGTCGTctacttccctgacaggaaatgaaacgtcatTCCGATCAGCACCATAGACGTCGGCGACCCATGTGTCCGACGTCTAATGTGCATGCAAGaggcagattaaaagttatcttggacGTTATATTAGTgatataaccgacgtctagctGATTATAGACGTTGGTTGTTGTAGCAATCGATGCctcatttcatgttaaataaaccgcagactcgcAGTTTCGCGACATTGCATTCCagtttctgataacatcattgtcttcctcctctcctttttctctcttgtggcatTGCATTATAGTTTCTGATAAaattatcgtcttcctcctctcgtttttctctcttgcggcattgcattccaagtgcgtctttttttatttaaaccgtttaaactttgttcaatccgattatattagtctttcatcgattatcttctggttcaattgattaaaatttgttttccttgtgttgtgttttagtgcagttttgttcctctcttggggtaacgtagtaccacattctgcctttgctagctgcctcccagaaaaaacggcgtcttttggatttcttatggcGTTTTGACTCAAAAACGACCCTaagtcgttgcctagttattgTTTAaccgtaatttttccctcttgcggttgaaaatggaattAAGCAAGAACccaagttcggttttgggttgaaatgtcatgagaaattcaaaaaacgcaagctttttttggggggaaactagcaaagacagagtgtgctactaggctatccaaagacaggaacaaaactgcactaaaacacaacgactatgttagacgtcggttaatgcatacaccgacgtctatagtgacattAGACGgcggttagtgacatgttcgaagtctttatgtgctcttagactCAATTAGTGCTTattctgacgtctatatagtgcccttagacgtcggtttaggcCTATACCGACGTTTAatgacgtcggacatggcactaagtatagacgtctgttatatggaagttcgacgtcccattaacgtcacccgtaatgACGTCGATTGTGAaaaagacgttaaaagcccaaaataacagatgTCTAAAACTCTTTCGGCACTGATGAGGGAGAAGAAGAACTCTGTTTAGGGCTAACAACATAACACGTGTTTGCCATGTGAAATACTTCATTATACAACTAACACCCATctaatttaatacatattaactAAAACAAGTTACAACTCATCACAGACACACGACATTACTGGTTACTTAatggagagggcttaattgactcatttttacaaattttaggacttgattgagacaaaaaaaaaaacgataaCTTACTTGAGACCGACACACAAATACAAGAATCAAATAAGAGTTTAAACctaatcttaaatataaaaaccaaataaatccttttaattttaaaagaataaataatcgTATTATTATACTAGAAATTATATCAGAGAATGTAATGGGAAAGTGGTATATAGACGACCCTAGAAtactctttttctctctcttaggTTAGAATAGACTTTTCACAAAACCACTTAGTTTAAAGCAAAGACAGAGTTAAACAGTCTGAACAAATTCGTGCTTTTCCCCCACAAAAAACACGTgcttcaaacaaaaaatttaaaattatcatgacgattattataattattataaatctgaattttgaaaattaaaaaaaataattaggaaGATAAAGACCACATGGTCTCACCCTCTTTCTCAGACCATAGCAGATTCAAGGAACATGCTTGGAAAACTGCCAACCCCGTCCATATTCCCCTTCTCAAACCTCTTCCTTTCGACTACGAACTGAACAAGGATCGTCCACCACCCAAAAGAGATCATTTTTACAAACATTCATCCACTTTCACAGGTTTTCTTGTGAAAATTTCTTGTTGGGCATCTCTTCAAAATGTCAAGTTTCCCCAACACAGTGTCGGAAGGCCGGAGGTTTGGCAAGGCGCCGGAAAAATCCTCTTTTTCTCAGACTTGCAGTCTCTTGAGCCAGTTCTTGAAGGAGAAACGAGCTTCTGGTGATTCCACCCATGGAATGGGTGGGAAAATGGAACCCAAAGGTATAATCTGTGTTCCTCTTGGAATCCTGTTTTGTTACTACTGTTATTAGCCTGGGTCTCTGAGATTTTAACACCTGATGTGTTTCCCATCCAATTTTTGGTGTGAGTAGGTTGTGTGTCACAATTGATGGTTTGGTATGGGAAAGTATTTAGCTTAATTGCGTGGAAATAGGTAGAAAGTGTGTGTAATTGCTTGTGATGAGAATTGCTGATGGGGGTGTTGTTTGTTTGGATTTGGAAATTCCAGCTAGTACGAAGGATTTGTTTGGCAGCCTGCAAAACTCAGATGGGGCGTTGAAACTAAGAGCTTCTGCCATGGATTTTCTTCCCCAGCTTGTGGAAAACCCCTGCATTAAGAAGCCTAATCTTAGGTGTGTGCTGCAATTTTTATTCTGTTCATTTTTCTGGAATTCTAAGCCACAAGGGGTTGGGATGAAAAACTgggtttatttttgtttttattttctgggAAATAGTTTAGGAAatgttcaaaaattaaaaatgacccCAAGAGTCTGAGCCTTGTGAAATTACCTGTATACCCATGCTTCCACCAAGTATTCACACAGAAAATTGTAGGAGACATCATGTGCTTGGTTTGGTCTTGAAGGGTATGCAAGAAAAAATGAACCAACATTTGTGAGGATCTAAATCATCTCTAGGTGATGACGATCTCTGTCATGCAGAATATGTgctttttatgaaaaacaagTATAAGCAGGTTGAAGTTTTTGGACCATTAGCTTGTGGCCAGAATcatgcggttgaaaatggaagcCTTTATCCCTAATTGTACTAGATCTGTTTAATTTATGGGCATGTGTGTGTTACATCATGATTACTTCATCACATCTGCTAAATTTGATGAAGTTCATGTACTGATAATGTTCCTATTATGATTCTCGTACTGTAGATCAGCGGTTCCTGAATCTCCTCAAATGACAATATTCTATGCTGGAAAAATGTTGGTATTCGATGGTTTTCCTCCGGAGAAGGCAACAGAGGTGATGGAGTTGGCCACCAAGCTGGCGTTGGACAGTTCCGG from Vigna radiata var. radiata cultivar VC1973A chromosome 9, Vradiata_ver6, whole genome shotgun sequence carries:
- the LOC106773006 gene encoding protein TIFY 10A, whose amino-acid sequence is MSSFPNTVSEGRRFGKAPEKSSFSQTCSLLSQFLKEKRASGDSTHGMGGKMEPKASTKDLFGSLQNSDGALKLRASAMDFLPQLVENPCIKKPNLRSAVPESPQMTIFYAGKMLVFDGFPPEKATEVMELATKLALDSSGAEETPPSAPVTTKELAETKVPQTNTSEAPKPGSQGVGSDMRYPRRASLLKFLEKRKERVNARGPYQLNNQKPEGSSSGGDPEDQCSKQFDLNL